A single window of Nicotiana sylvestris chromosome 3, ASM39365v2, whole genome shotgun sequence DNA harbors:
- the LOC138887986 gene encoding uncharacterized protein, producing the protein MDVIGPIELTASNGHRFILVAIDYFTKWVEAASYKVITKKVVADFVKDRIVCRFGVPEYIVTDNAANLNSDLMKSIQLYQNRMSRAFNKRVKPRQFSPRQLVLKKIFPYQDEAKGKFSPN; encoded by the exons atggatgttatcggtccaATTGAGCtcactgcttcaaacgggcacaggtttattctagtagccattgattacttcacaaaatgggtagaggctgcatcttacaaagtcaTAAcaaagaaagtcgtcgcagactttgtcaaagatcgtattgtttgccgattcggagtaCCCGAGtacattgttactgataatgctgctaatctcaatagtgatctgatgaaatccat tcagctttaccagaacagaatgtctagagctttcaacaaaagagtcaaaccaagacaattttCACCACGACAGctagtgctgaagaagatcttcccataccaagatgaagccaaagggaaattctctcccaactag
- the LOC138887987 gene encoding uncharacterized protein, translated as MAEYEACILGLNMAIDINIQELLVIDDSDLLVHQNEFVDALVTLSSMIQHPDKNFIDHIPVRIHKQSAYCTRVEEETNGKPWFHDIKEYLAKGEYPEHANHTQKCTLWRLSNHFFQSGGNLYRRTPDLGLLRCVDAKEASKLLEEIHARTCGPHMNGFVLAKKILRAGYF; from the exons atggcagaatatgaagcctgcatactaggactcaacatggcaatcgacataaATATTCAGGAGCTGTTGGTAATCGATGATTCAGATTTGCTCgtacaccag aatgagtttgtcgatgcattggtcactttgtcatccatgatacaacatccagataagaatttcattgatcatATCCCTGTGAGAATCCATAAGCAATCCGCTTATTGTACTCGCGTCGAGGAAGAGAcaaatggaaagccttggttccatgatatcaaggagtatttggcaaaaggtgaatatccggagcatgcgaaccacactcagaaatgcacactctggagattgtccaatcacttcttccagaGCGGAGGAAATTTGTACAGGAGAACTCCTGATTTAGgactattaagatgtgtcgacgcaaaagaggcttcaaagctacttgaggagatacatgctagGACATGcggcccacatatgaatggttttgtcttagccaagaagatactcagggccggttacttttag